From the Gramella sp. Hel_I_59 genome, one window contains:
- a CDS encoding LamG-like jellyroll fold domain-containing protein, with the protein MKQITIGPQLQFVLFSLLFFFSSVVLDGSELHAQTINANSTNPTCENSADGSITITVSGGTSPYTYNWTGTGVSTTAQNQSNLTQGTYSVEVTDSSDPAKSTTETFTLTAVDNEDPIVQTKNITIQLDDTGNASITTSDINNGSSDNCAIDNISLSNTMFDCNDIGSNSVSLIVSDKFGNSSSKTATVNVQDNVAPIVQTKNITIQLDASGNASISDDAVNNNSTDACSSISFDTDITDFNCSNIGANSVTLTVTDEDSNSASANATVTVEDKIAPTAVAQNITIQLDASGNASITAAEVDNGSGDNCGIQSLSLDKTSYDCTNVGSNNVILTVTDNHNNSSTATATVTVEDNIAPNAIAQNLTIQLDASGNASITAAEVDNGSNDNCGIQSLSLNQTNFDCTDVRANNVVLTVTDVNNNSSTAPATVTVVDNIAPNAIARDITIQLDASGNALITAAEVDNGSNDNCGIKDLSLDITSFNCSNVGVNDVVLTATDLYDNISTANATVTVEDNIPPTAISKNITVQLDASGNASITTADIDNGSSDNCAVSNLSLDKTEFDCSNVGDNTVTLTVTDVNNNVNTTNATVTVQDNVIPVINAVSTITSDSSEDNCFVRLTIPNPGATDNCQVSNPVGTRDDSQNLDDSFPIGITIITWNVTDENGLVAEPVTQEVIVEDKTLPVIDHNGDKQVFNDPDTCGANVNVVATAEDNCEVSSPVGVRDDGLELTDPFPVGSTNIFWNTTDKNGNAAVEKVQVVTVEDNEKPVVPILEDITAECSVTLTPPTTTDNCDGEITGTTGVTDLTFDTLGEHTIYWIFTDSSGNPTPSVEQKIIITDNAPEPNAIGTLPAQTFKGCQISSISEFVRPTATDECDGQIMGTLAEDFLFPYSVIGSNIIEWEFVDSHGNISVIPQEIQLIPENIDGGELKGYLTTDGAGTSSEEVDITACASGSNQIQMKLSNEIGTIVRWEKFEVGTGFWEVINNTSDSYSVTFDASTSESTLFRVLIQKGTCNEYSNNFYARAIPPDTAPILDQNLFNICLNESVSLVARNGLTVQEDALTGKGGDFQTGQFPDKHNPDMWRIDGAAAASHFTASANNGKPTNWAAKGDGKELGSIYYSSGAPKFGIAQGDYSSSWIKKKQPQVYQGESTLETPIFSLENISQASLEFDQAYNLVNSDYATLELSLDGGNTYSITLQSLSGGDTWDYSDPAKATTPPSSPTNYNFENDNSTFDLTPYVGNSEVRIKWTFHGTSDESAWAIDGISIPIEPLLDEIEWTDGLGSPDKPILSNGRLETTYTFTPDAPGYHEYGATVLVDGCRAYDLKGTAMANVNVNYSYAGENIIYSAEECGNNTVRLNAYDNALTANENSHKGAYPDKPEPCLTCDAPGTQEVGKWTYVTSTNSCENGLFSSSNPTKYPDPTNDPNATFSAGPGTYTLTWTVGGCTDDITVVITNCDNVNFDGENDHVDFDDNFNLSGAFSLEVWVKPETLSGKHTILSKRDGNYSNSAPGYDLRITNGIVSFNWDNTGVISSPHKIIDNSRWYHIALTHTSTGEYRLYIDGLLMKNTGGAAPTANDYRAILGAMDMENSLETRDFFHGWMEELRIWNVALTQDQIKLMMNQHITKGTNAELIGEVIPVATELNWSNLEAYYRMDNISCGNLDAYTLDGSTFKGNSGKLLNITSPQQTTAPLPYESASNGNWDTMSTWLYPDVWDAPNSKGINDQLINWNIVVAKHNITNSTRNINLLGLVSESGTIEFEGTTNVNSGKGSGNGLLISHYLRLDGVIDLNGESQLVQLEGSIIAPESSGNLQIDQQGKANSYNYNYWTSPVSNASGLNSGFSLDTVLYNGANPFTFQANFRAADGSDIVISSYWLYTFSGDADDYFTWLQFDETFKLEPGIGYSMKGTSGAADLNVHQNYSFRGMPNNGDISVAVGEDQNLLTGNPYPSAIDSEMFIEENAIQQQNFNGSLYFWDHFGKINTHYLEEYVGGYAVLNKSGSVSSASSIDSRIETETDLRGSKKPGRYIPVGQGFFINTQGASNPQRITFKNKYRVFVPESSGDSQFHSQEEDPKKSAENEYEKDTRHKIRLKLESPKGYHRQILATADVNTTDGFDLGYDAPLIENNVEDLYWMIDESEFVIQGVPDFNKARVLPIGFKIAEAGEYTIKIDELENIQNEIDIYLLDTTTEEYHDLMKSDYTMSTDSVGIFNEKYQIVFQKLEEEVSEEVVEEKPEVEEESDPDFLDMRYLRQTDEIALYNPDLQNIDFVELYSVSGQKIMTFSEIPTEESISLRIQQKLSSAVYVVKIYVGEKSYSKKVIITK; encoded by the coding sequence ATGAAACAAATTACTATTGGACCCCAACTCCAATTTGTACTTTTTTCGCTATTGTTTTTTTTCTCATCTGTAGTATTAGATGGGTCAGAATTACATGCGCAAACCATAAATGCAAATTCTACAAATCCTACCTGTGAAAATTCAGCAGATGGATCTATAACAATCACCGTTAGCGGTGGAACCTCTCCCTATACTTACAATTGGACAGGAACAGGAGTTAGTACTACAGCTCAGAATCAATCAAATCTTACACAGGGGACCTACTCCGTTGAGGTAACTGATAGTTCAGATCCAGCTAAATCCACTACAGAAACTTTCACACTAACTGCTGTAGATAACGAAGATCCTATTGTTCAGACTAAAAATATTACTATCCAACTGGATGATACAGGTAATGCAAGTATTACTACCTCCGATATTAATAATGGTTCTTCAGACAATTGTGCTATCGATAATATAAGCTTAAGCAATACTATGTTCGACTGTAATGACATAGGAAGCAATTCAGTATCGCTAATTGTCTCCGATAAATTTGGGAACTCCTCTTCCAAGACTGCCACAGTTAATGTGCAAGATAATGTAGCTCCCATAGTACAGACTAAGAATATTACCATTCAACTGGATGCTTCAGGTAATGCAAGTATCTCAGACGATGCCGTGAATAATAATTCCACTGATGCCTGTAGTAGTATAAGCTTTGATACAGATATCACAGATTTTAACTGTTCCAATATCGGAGCTAATTCTGTAACCCTTACTGTTACCGATGAAGACAGTAACTCAGCTAGTGCAAATGCCACCGTAACTGTGGAAGACAAAATTGCACCTACGGCGGTTGCTCAAAATATAACTATTCAGCTGGATGCTTCAGGAAACGCTTCAATTACTGCTGCTGAAGTTGATAATGGTTCAGGCGATAATTGTGGGATCCAGAGTTTAAGTTTAGATAAAACCAGTTATGACTGTACTAATGTTGGATCTAACAACGTGATATTGACGGTAACCGATAATCATAATAATTCCAGCACGGCCACTGCGACCGTTACTGTCGAGGATAATATCGCTCCCAACGCAATTGCTCAGAATCTCACAATTCAGTTGGATGCTTCAGGAAACGCTTCGATTACTGCTGCTGAAGTGGATAATGGTTCAAATGATAACTGTGGTATTCAGAGTTTAAGTTTGAATCAGACCAATTTTGACTGTACTGATGTTCGCGCGAACAATGTGGTATTAACTGTTACCGATGTAAATAATAATTCCAGTACAGCGCCTGCTACAGTCACCGTCGTAGATAATATTGCTCCCAATGCAATTGCTCGGGATATAACAATTCAGCTGGATGCTTCAGGAAATGCTTTAATAACCGCTGCTGAAGTTGATAATGGTTCGAATGATAATTGCGGAATTAAAGATTTGAGTCTGGATATCACAAGTTTCAATTGTTCTAATGTTGGGGTAAACGACGTAGTTCTCACCGCTACCGATCTTTACGATAATATAAGTACGGCAAACGCTACCGTCACCGTTGAAGACAATATCCCTCCTACTGCAATCTCTAAGAATATTACAGTTCAGCTGGATGCTTCAGGAAATGCAAGTATTACAACGGCAGATATAGACAACGGATCTTCGGATAATTGTGCAGTTTCCAACTTAAGTTTGGACAAAACTGAGTTTGATTGTTCCAACGTGGGTGACAATACCGTTACTCTAACAGTTACTGATGTGAACAATAACGTAAACACTACCAATGCTACGGTAACAGTTCAGGATAATGTTATTCCGGTAATAAATGCGGTATCCACTATTACTTCCGATAGTTCAGAAGATAACTGTTTTGTTAGATTAACTATACCCAACCCAGGGGCGACCGATAATTGCCAGGTATCAAATCCTGTTGGTACGAGAGATGATAGCCAAAACCTTGACGATTCATTTCCAATTGGTATTACAATAATAACCTGGAATGTTACCGATGAGAATGGACTGGTTGCAGAACCTGTAACGCAAGAGGTGATTGTTGAAGATAAAACCCTCCCGGTAATTGATCATAACGGTGACAAACAGGTTTTTAATGATCCAGACACATGTGGCGCCAATGTGAACGTTGTAGCTACAGCTGAGGATAATTGTGAAGTTAGTTCTCCTGTTGGTGTTAGAGATGATGGGCTCGAACTCACAGATCCCTTTCCTGTAGGCTCAACAAATATTTTTTGGAATACAACAGATAAGAATGGTAACGCCGCTGTAGAAAAAGTGCAGGTCGTAACAGTGGAGGATAATGAAAAGCCTGTAGTTCCGATTCTTGAAGATATCACAGCGGAATGTTCGGTTACTTTAACTCCTCCAACGACGACTGATAATTGTGATGGAGAAATTACCGGTACAACGGGTGTTACTGATTTAACTTTTGACACATTAGGAGAACATACAATATATTGGATCTTTACAGATTCTTCTGGAAACCCAACCCCGTCCGTTGAACAAAAAATTATAATTACTGATAATGCTCCTGAGCCGAATGCCATTGGAACTTTACCAGCGCAAACTTTTAAAGGCTGCCAGATTTCAAGTATTTCAGAATTTGTAAGACCAACTGCAACAGACGAATGTGATGGTCAAATTATGGGAACACTGGCGGAAGATTTTCTTTTCCCATATTCTGTTATTGGATCTAACATTATTGAATGGGAGTTCGTAGATAGTCATGGCAATATCTCAGTAATTCCACAAGAAATTCAGCTTATCCCAGAAAACATCGATGGCGGTGAGTTAAAAGGATATCTAACCACCGATGGAGCTGGTACTTCCAGTGAGGAAGTTGATATTACTGCATGTGCATCTGGTTCAAATCAAATTCAAATGAAACTTTCAAATGAAATTGGAACAATTGTTCGATGGGAAAAATTTGAAGTTGGTACTGGATTTTGGGAAGTTATAAATAACACTTCAGATTCTTATTCAGTCACGTTTGATGCTTCTACTAGTGAGTCTACACTTTTTCGCGTATTGATTCAGAAAGGAACTTGCAATGAATACTCCAATAATTTTTACGCTCGAGCTATTCCACCTGATACGGCTCCCATTTTAGATCAGAATTTATTCAACATTTGCCTCAACGAATCAGTTTCCTTAGTGGCACGAAATGGATTGACTGTACAGGAAGATGCTTTAACGGGAAAAGGAGGTGATTTCCAAACCGGACAGTTTCCAGATAAACACAATCCAGATATGTGGAGAATTGATGGGGCTGCCGCCGCCTCTCATTTTACTGCAAGTGCTAATAATGGTAAACCTACAAATTGGGCTGCAAAAGGTGATGGTAAAGAGCTTGGATCAATATATTATAGTTCTGGAGCTCCAAAATTTGGAATAGCACAAGGAGATTATTCATCATCTTGGATAAAGAAGAAACAACCTCAAGTTTACCAAGGAGAATCAACATTAGAAACTCCCATATTCAGTTTAGAAAATATTAGTCAAGCATCGCTTGAGTTCGACCAGGCCTATAACTTAGTGAATAGTGATTATGCTACTTTGGAATTGTCCTTGGACGGGGGAAATACTTATTCAATAACCCTACAATCATTATCGGGAGGAGATACCTGGGATTATTCCGACCCTGCAAAAGCCACAACCCCCCCCTCTTCACCCACCAATTATAATTTTGAAAACGATAATTCTACATTCGATTTAACGCCATACGTAGGTAATTCTGAAGTTAGAATAAAATGGACTTTTCATGGCACTTCTGATGAAAGTGCTTGGGCTATTGACGGTATCTCAATTCCTATAGAACCTTTATTAGATGAAATAGAATGGACTGATGGATTAGGGAGTCCTGATAAACCTATTTTATCAAATGGTAGATTGGAAACCACTTATACTTTTACTCCAGACGCTCCAGGATATCATGAATATGGAGCAACAGTTCTGGTAGATGGATGCAGGGCCTACGACCTAAAAGGAACAGCTATGGCTAATGTTAATGTAAATTATTCATATGCAGGCGAAAATATAATATATAGTGCTGAGGAATGTGGTAATAATACTGTAAGATTGAACGCCTATGATAATGCCTTAACTGCTAACGAAAACTCTCACAAGGGCGCTTATCCGGATAAACCTGAGCCCTGCTTAACTTGTGATGCACCCGGAACGCAAGAGGTAGGAAAGTGGACTTATGTTACCTCAACGAATTCTTGCGAAAATGGCTTGTTCTCATCTAGTAACCCAACAAAATATCCAGATCCAACTAATGATCCGAATGCAACTTTTAGCGCAGGACCCGGCACATATACTCTTACATGGACAGTAGGTGGTTGCACAGATGACATAACTGTAGTAATTACTAACTGCGACAACGTTAATTTTGATGGGGAGAATGATCATGTTGATTTCGACGACAATTTTAATCTTAGTGGGGCTTTTAGCCTTGAAGTTTGGGTTAAACCGGAAACTCTTTCCGGTAAACATACCATATTATCAAAAAGAGATGGTAACTATTCCAATAGTGCCCCTGGCTATGATTTAAGAATTACTAACGGCATTGTCTCATTTAATTGGGATAACACCGGAGTAATCTCATCACCTCATAAAATAATTGATAATAGCAGATGGTATCATATTGCACTAACACATACCAGTACTGGGGAGTATCGACTATATATAGATGGCTTGCTTATGAAAAACACAGGTGGAGCCGCTCCGACCGCAAACGATTATCGAGCGATTTTAGGTGCTATGGATATGGAAAACTCCCTAGAAACTAGAGATTTTTTTCACGGCTGGATGGAAGAGTTGAGAATCTGGAATGTTGCGTTAACACAAGACCAGATCAAATTAATGATGAATCAGCACATCACGAAAGGCACGAATGCCGAGCTAATTGGTGAAGTCATTCCAGTTGCTACCGAATTGAACTGGAGTAATCTGGAGGCGTATTACCGAATGGATAACATAAGCTGTGGAAACCTGGATGCATATACCCTTGATGGCTCCACATTTAAAGGTAATTCTGGAAAACTATTGAATATTACCTCTCCTCAACAAACTACTGCGCCGCTCCCTTACGAATCGGCCAGTAATGGGAACTGGGATACTATGAGTACCTGGCTATATCCAGACGTCTGGGATGCGCCAAACTCAAAAGGTATTAATGATCAATTGATCAATTGGAATATTGTGGTTGCAAAACATAACATCACGAATTCTACCAGAAATATTAATTTACTAGGCTTAGTTTCTGAAAGTGGCACCATCGAATTTGAAGGTACTACCAATGTAAATAGTGGAAAAGGATCTGGAAACGGATTATTAATTTCACATTATTTGAGATTAGACGGGGTGATAGACCTGAACGGAGAATCGCAGTTAGTACAGCTAGAGGGTAGTATCATTGCACCAGAAAGCTCAGGCAATTTACAGATAGATCAACAAGGAAAAGCTAATAGTTACAATTATAACTATTGGACTTCACCTGTTTCAAATGCATCTGGTTTGAACAGTGGTTTCTCCTTAGATACTGTATTATATAATGGCGCAAATCCATTCACATTTCAGGCAAATTTTCGTGCTGCAGATGGAAGTGACATTGTTATAAGCTCATACTGGTTATACACATTTAGTGGAGATGCTGATGATTACTTTACATGGCTGCAATTCGATGAAACCTTTAAACTAGAACCAGGAATTGGTTACAGTATGAAAGGAACTTCAGGTGCTGCAGATTTGAACGTTCACCAGAACTATAGTTTCCGTGGTATGCCTAATAATGGAGATATTTCCGTAGCGGTTGGTGAGGATCAAAATTTACTAACTGGAAATCCTTATCCTTCAGCAATAGATTCAGAAATGTTCATTGAAGAGAATGCTATTCAACAGCAAAATTTCAATGGCTCACTTTATTTCTGGGATCATTTTGGTAAGATAAACACCCATTATCTGGAAGAATATGTTGGAGGTTATGCCGTTCTAAATAAATCCGGATCGGTATCCTCTGCGAGCTCTATAGACTCCAGAATCGAAACGGAAACAGATCTTCGAGGCTCAAAAAAACCAGGAAGATATATTCCGGTAGGTCAGGGATTTTTCATCAACACTCAGGGTGCTTCAAATCCACAGCGAATAACTTTTAAAAATAAATATAGAGTTTTTGTCCCTGAAAGTTCCGGAGACTCCCAATTCCACTCACAGGAAGAAGATCCGAAGAAGTCGGCGGAGAATGAATATGAAAAGGATACCAGGCACAAGATTAGATTAAAGCTGGAATCTCCTAAAGGTTATCACCGACAAATTCTTGCTACTGCAGATGTAAATACTACCGATGGTTTCGATCTTGGATATGATGCCCCGCTTATTGAAAACAATGTGGAAGATCTCTACTGGATGATTGATGAATCTGAATTTGTAATTCAGGGTGTACCAGACTTCAATAAAGCCAGAGTTTTGCCTATAGGTTTCAAAATTGCAGAAGCCGGCGAGTATACTATCAAAATCGATGAACTGGAAAATATTCAGAATGAGATCGACATATATCTTTTGGATACAACAACCGAAGAGTATCATGACCTTATGAAATCTGATTATACGATGAGTACAGATAGTGTAGGTATTTTTAATGAGAAATACCAGATCGTATTTCAGAAGCTTGAAGAGGAAGTTTCCGAGGAAGTTGTAGAAGAAAAGCCTGAAGTAGAAGAAGAATCAGACCCAGATTTTCTGGATATGAGATATCTTCGCCAGACAGATGAGATTGCGCTATACAATCCTGATCTTCAGAATATAGATTTTGTAGAGCTTTACAGCGTATCTGGACAGAAAATAATGACCTTCAGCGAAATTCCTACGGAAGAATCAATAAGCCTCCGAATTCAGCAAAAATTGAGTTCTGCAGTTTATGTAGTGAAGATCTATGTTGGGGAAAAGAGCTATTCCAAGAAGGTGATCATTACCAAATAA
- the rsmG gene encoding 16S rRNA (guanine(527)-N(7))-methyltransferase RsmG has protein sequence MELIKKYFPNLTEDQLQKFEKLEELYKDWNLKINVVSRKDIDELYIRHVLHSLGIAKVQAFLPGSRVLDVGTGGGFPGIPLAILHPETKFDLVDSIGKKIKVVDEVSEGLELENVTTYNQRVEDLKGQYDFIVSRAVAVMPTFVRWVKGKIAKESKHDFKNGILYLKGGDLSEELQDYRTAQIFELSDYFEEDFYDTKKVVYLPMKYKG, from the coding sequence TTGGAACTAATAAAGAAATATTTCCCAAATTTAACTGAAGATCAACTTCAGAAGTTTGAAAAACTGGAAGAGTTATATAAGGACTGGAACCTTAAAATTAATGTAGTGTCCAGGAAAGATATTGACGAATTATACATTCGCCACGTTTTACATTCATTGGGAATAGCAAAAGTTCAGGCATTCCTTCCAGGATCAAGAGTTCTGGATGTTGGAACCGGCGGCGGTTTTCCAGGAATACCTTTAGCAATCTTGCATCCTGAAACCAAATTTGATCTTGTTGATTCTATAGGTAAAAAAATTAAAGTGGTCGATGAGGTTTCAGAAGGTCTGGAACTTGAGAATGTCACCACTTATAATCAGCGTGTAGAAGATCTGAAAGGTCAGTATGATTTTATTGTGAGTAGAGCGGTAGCAGTAATGCCAACTTTTGTTCGTTGGGTGAAAGGTAAGATCGCCAAGGAAAGCAAACACGATTTCAAAAACGGAATTCTGTATCTAAAAGGCGGAGATCTTTCAGAAGAATTACAGGATTATCGGACAGCCCAGATTTTTGAGCTATCCGATTATTTTGAAGAAGACTTCTATGATACTAAGAAAGTAGTCTACTTACCTATGAAATATAAAGGTTAA
- a CDS encoding pyridoxal phosphate-dependent aminotransferase produces the protein MQEKLSNRINAMATSQTLAMAAKARELKAEGKDIIGLSLGEPDFNTPDFIKDAAIQAINDNYNSYTPVDGYVELKDAIISKFKRDNDLSYDRSQIVVSTGAKQSLANVAMVVLNPGDEVLLPCPYWVSYAEIVKLAEGVPVEVPTSVETSFKITPEQLEASITPKTKMIWYSSPCNPSGMVYSKEELRALADVLKQYPDIVVVSDEIYEHINFVGDHASMAQFEDMYDRTVTVNGVSKAFAMTGWRIGYIGAPAYIARACNKMQGQITSGANCIAQRAVITALEAPVSKISHMIDTFKSRRKLIIDHLNEIDGFVTTEPEGAFYVFPNISAFFGKTIDGTKIENASDFSMLLLEKANVATVTGEAFGNPDCIRISYAASESQIEEAIKRIKEVLS, from the coding sequence ATGCAGGAAAAACTATCGAACCGAATTAATGCGATGGCAACATCCCAAACGCTTGCAATGGCAGCGAAAGCCAGAGAATTAAAAGCTGAAGGGAAAGATATTATTGGATTAAGTCTTGGAGAACCAGATTTTAATACTCCAGATTTCATTAAGGATGCCGCAATACAGGCCATTAATGACAATTACAATTCCTATACGCCGGTCGATGGTTATGTTGAATTAAAGGATGCTATTATTTCTAAATTTAAAAGAGATAATGATCTTAGCTATGATCGCTCACAGATTGTTGTCTCTACTGGTGCTAAGCAATCCCTGGCTAATGTAGCCATGGTTGTTCTTAATCCCGGAGACGAGGTGCTTCTACCCTGCCCTTACTGGGTAAGTTATGCTGAAATTGTGAAACTGGCAGAAGGTGTTCCAGTAGAAGTTCCAACCAGTGTGGAGACCAGTTTTAAGATCACTCCAGAACAACTGGAAGCATCTATCACTCCTAAAACCAAAATGATCTGGTATAGCTCTCCGTGTAATCCAAGTGGAATGGTGTACAGCAAGGAAGAATTAAGAGCACTCGCTGATGTACTTAAACAATATCCAGATATAGTGGTGGTAAGCGATGAAATCTACGAGCATATCAATTTTGTAGGAGATCATGCTTCCATGGCTCAATTCGAAGATATGTATGACCGAACGGTGACAGTGAATGGTGTTTCAAAAGCATTTGCCATGACCGGATGGAGAATTGGATATATTGGAGCTCCGGCTTATATCGCTCGAGCCTGTAATAAAATGCAGGGACAAATCACCAGTGGTGCGAACTGTATTGCGCAGCGTGCTGTGATCACTGCTCTGGAAGCTCCGGTAAGCAAGATTAGTCATATGATCGATACTTTTAAATCAAGAAGAAAGCTCATTATTGATCACCTGAATGAGATTGACGGATTTGTTACTACCGAACCTGAGGGAGCGTTTTATGTATTCCCTAATATTTCGGCCTTCTTCGGAAAGACTATCGATGGTACTAAAATTGAAAACGCAAGTGACTTTTCGATGTTATTATTGGAAAAAGCGAATGTTGCCACAGTAACTGGTGAAGCTTTTGGAAATCCTGACTGTATTCGTATTTCATATGCCGCAAGTGAAAGTCAGATCGAAGAAGCTATTAAAAGAATAAAAGAAGTGTTATCATAA
- a CDS encoding potassium transporter TrkG, giving the protein MPRLNYQIILHVMGLLLLCNGGFMLLATLVSYIYDDGVTLEISTAALVTLFTGTLLMFTTRGHSKEVKKREGYIIVTFGWIFMALSGSLPYLISESIPTFTNAFFETMSGYTTTGASILNDIEAIPKGILFWRSLTHWIGGMGIIVLAIAILPLLGIGGMQLFSAESPGPSADKLKPRITDTAKRLWLIYVSYTVAETILLWVAGMTFFDAINHAFSTLSTGGFSTKNASLAYWNDNPVIQYIIILFMLLAGSNFVLSYFAFKGQVQKILHDDEFKWYMFFIFGFTAISALVVYFQADVAISSIEHPMVWGEAESAFRHSLFQVLTVITTTGFVSADYTMWTPFLTILYFGLFFLGGSAGSTAGGVKVMRHIIMIKNGIIEFKRTLHPNAILPVRFNGKSISKEIVFNILGFFILYMLSFIIGAVVFAGMGLDFQTAIGGAASSLGNIGPAFGGLSPVNNFDILSDFGKWWSAFLMLIGRLELFTVLIILTPFFWRNR; this is encoded by the coding sequence ATGCCCAGATTGAATTATCAGATAATTCTTCATGTGATGGGATTATTGCTGCTGTGTAATGGTGGCTTTATGCTTTTGGCGACCCTTGTAAGTTATATATATGACGATGGGGTAACTCTTGAAATTTCAACCGCTGCTCTTGTAACATTATTTACGGGGACCTTGCTCATGTTCACTACCCGTGGCCATAGTAAGGAAGTAAAGAAAAGAGAAGGTTATATTATTGTGACTTTTGGATGGATCTTTATGGCCTTAAGTGGTAGTCTCCCTTACCTCATTAGTGAGTCTATACCAACTTTTACAAATGCGTTTTTCGAAACTATGTCTGGATACACCACTACCGGTGCTTCCATTCTTAATGATATTGAAGCGATCCCAAAGGGAATTCTATTTTGGAGAAGTCTCACCCACTGGATTGGCGGAATGGGAATTATCGTTCTAGCCATAGCGATCCTGCCATTGCTTGGAATAGGAGGGATGCAATTATTCTCTGCTGAGTCCCCGGGACCAAGCGCAGACAAATTAAAACCGCGTATTACAGATACCGCCAAGCGTCTATGGCTTATCTATGTTTCCTATACGGTAGCCGAAACTATCCTTCTATGGGTAGCTGGAATGACCTTTTTTGATGCTATTAATCATGCCTTTAGCACATTATCCACGGGAGGTTTTTCTACCAAGAACGCAAGTTTAGCTTACTGGAACGATAACCCTGTAATTCAGTATATCATCATACTTTTTATGCTGCTGGCGGGAAGTAACTTTGTATTGAGTTATTTTGCTTTTAAGGGTCAGGTGCAGAAAATTCTGCATGATGATGAGTTTAAGTGGTACATGTTTTTCATCTTTGGATTTACGGCAATTTCAGCACTTGTGGTTTATTTCCAGGCAGATGTTGCAATTTCAAGTATTGAGCATCCAATGGTTTGGGGTGAAGCCGAAAGCGCCTTCAGACATTCTCTGTTCCAGGTTTTAACCGTGATCACCACTACCGGATTTGTTTCTGCCGATTATACGATGTGGACGCCTTTTCTAACTATTCTCTATTTTGGATTGTTCTTTTTGGGTGGTTCCGCAGGGAGTACCGCTGGGGGAGTGAAAGTGATGCGTCATATTATCATGATCAAGAACGGAATCATCGAATTTAAGAGAACCTTACATCCCAACGCGATACTTCCGGTACGATTCAATGGGAAGTCGATTAGTAAAGAGATCGTTTTTAATATTCTGGGCTTTTTTATACTATATATGCTCTCCTTTATTATTGGTGCAGTAGTATTTGCAGGAATGGGGTTGGATTTTCAAACGGCCATTGGAGGTGCTGCATCTTCACTGGGGAATATCGGTCCAGCCTTTGGAGGTTTGAGTCCCGTGAACAATTTTGATATTTTATCAGATTTCGGAAAATGGTGGTCAGCTTTCTTAATGCTGATAGGTAGACTGGAACTGTTTACGGTACTTATCATATTAACGCCATTCTTCTGGCGCAACAGATAA